The following proteins are encoded in a genomic region of Labeo rohita strain BAU-BD-2019 chromosome 5, IGBB_LRoh.1.0, whole genome shotgun sequence:
- the tmem161b gene encoding transmembrane protein 161B — protein sequence MGVISVQLVVTMVMASVIQKIIPHYSFARWLLCSGSLRWYQHPTEDELRTLAGKQQKGGKSKKDRKYNGHLENKPMTIPKDIDLQLETKCIAEVDTLALHYFPEFQWLVDFTVAATVVYLITELYFCVAEPSGEMNISVVWSLLVLAFVMKILFSLTAHYFRLEEGGERSLCITFAFFFFVKAMAILIVTENYLEFGLETGFANFSESAVQFLENQGLESQGPISKLTFKLILALLCALIGAFLTFPGLRLAQMHLDALTLNNCKVTQTLLHINFLAPLIMVLLWVKPITKDYITNPTFGKDSVPLMSEKTYDTLRLWVILLLCVLRLAMMRHHLQAYLNLAQKGVLQMKKEAGRISTVDLQKMVARVFYYLCVIALQYVAPLVMLLHTTLLLKTLGGYSWVVYPEENLPCLPNEDSSPAEVGQDEMQASQTVAQLSVALGGLRTVFSPLLFRGLLSFFTWWIAACLFSTSLFGLFYHQYLMAA from the exons ATG GGTGTGATCAGTGTGCAGCTGGTGGTTACCATGGTAATGGCCAGCGTGATTCAGAAGATCATACCCCACTACTCCTTTGCACGATGGCTCCTCTGCAGTGGCAG TCTGCGTTGGTACCAGCACCCCACAGAAGATGAGCTGAGGACATTAGCTGGAAAGCAGCAGAAAGGAGGCAAGAGCAAGAAGGACAG AAAGTACAATGGGCACTTAGAGAACAAGCCAATGACTATTCCCAAAGACATCGACCTTCAGCTGGAGACTAAATGCATTGCAGAAGTGGACACACTAG cTCTGCATTACTTTCCTGAATTCCAGTGGTTGGTGGACTTCACGGTGGCCGCCACAGTGGTGTATCTCATCACTGAGCTGTACTTCTGTGTGGCGGAGCCCAGTGGAGAGATGAACATCAGTGTGGTGTGGAGCCTCCTGGTCTTGGCCTTTGTCAT GAAGATCCTTTTCTCCCTCACGGCTCACTACTTCAGACTAGAGGAGGGCGGTGAACGTTCCCTCTGCATCACCTTTGCCTTTTTCTTCTTTGTGAAAGCCATGGCTATCCTTATTGTCACAGAGAACTACCTGGAATTTGGCCTTGAGACAG GTTTTGCAAATTTTTCTGAAAGTGCCGTGCAGTTTCTAGAGAACCAAGGCCTGGAGTCTCA GGGCCCCATATCCAAACTGACCTTTAAGCTGATCCTGGCACTGCTCTGCGCTCTCATTGGAGCCTTTCTCACCTTCCCCGGCCTGCGATTGGCCCAGATGCATCTGGATGCCCTCACGCTAAACAACTGCAAAGTCACACA GACCTTGCTACATATCAACTTCTTGGCCCCCTTAATCATGGTACTGCTATGGGTGAAGCCCATAACAAAGGATTACATAACGAATCCCACATTTGGGAAAGATAGTGTGCCTTT AATGTCTGAGAAGACATATGACACTTTACGTCTGTGGGTGATCCTGCTTCTGTGTGTGCTGAGACTAGCCATGATGCGGCATCATCTCCAGGCCTACCTCAACCTGGCCCAAAAGGGCGTCTTGCAGATGAAGAAGGAAGCGGGACGCATTAGTACAGTGGACCTCCAAAAGATG GTCGCCCGAGTCTTTTACTACCTGTGTGTAATAGCTCTTCAGTACGTCGCACCTCTGGTGATGCTGTTGCATACTACTTTGCTGCTAAAGACATTAG GTGGATACTCGTGGGTGGTTTACCCCGAAGAGAATTTGCCGTGTCTACCAAATGAGGACTCGAGCCCCGCCGAGGTGGGGCAAGACGAGATGCAGGCCTCTCAAACGGTGGCCCAGCTATCGGTTGCTCTCGGGGGGCTGAGGACTGTTTTCTCCCCCTTGCTATTTCGAGGGCTCCTGTCCTTCTTCACTTGGTGGATTGCCGCATGCCTATTCTCCACCTCTCTCTTCGGCCTCTTCTACCACCAGTATCTGATGGCTGCGTAG